CCTATCGTTGCCTTGATGCTTTCGATCTCGATGCTATAGTTTCTCAGTGTATCAACAATCCTATTTTTGTTCGCTTCGAGTTCCTGTTGATTGATGGTAATTTTACCACCACCATAGTCCTTCAATAAATCCAATGCCGGATGTTGGTAGCCAGAAAGATCCAATTTTGGGTCATACTGTCCGAATTGGGCCACAAGATCACTGGCGGTAATTTCTTTTTCCTCTTTGATATCTTCGACCACCAGACCGGGTACTGCATCGGGTTCAATAATAGCTTCTGGCTCTCGTTGGGGTTCTGCTTCGATTTTCGGCGCTTGATATTCCTGGATTAACGGTAAGTCTTCGGCTTCAAATTCTTCATTTGGCTGATCAATTGTAAAACTGATTGAAGGTGTATTCTCTGTTCTTTCAAGCGGACTATCGTCGAAGGTGAGCACCACTTTGTCCTTCGGATCAATTTGTACTTCGGGTACAGGGTGATGCGTAAAGGCAGGACGCTGAAGTTCTTCCTGTACCTCTTTGTCCCGAGCAGATTGAAATCGCTCATTGATTGACGTTGACCGTTGGAAAGATTCTCGCACCGACTGGATGGAATCATCTTCAATATGAATTTTGTTTCTAAGATTTTGTGGAGCGTATTCATCCTCATCCTCTTCGTCCGTATCTTCAGAGAATGACTTGGATTTCCTGTTACTGAATAGGACAAATTTAAAATCGAGGTTGTAAAGTAAGATCAATGTCGTCAGGTAGGCAAAAGCCAATATACAGCCAACGCCGACAATGCCAACTTGTGCTTCCAGTAATTTATTGGTCCAAAAGCCAAATTTACCCTCGAGCATATGCGGTGTATCGGCCATAAATCCATGCAGGAAGCCTAAAGTTACCGAGATAAAAACGATAGCAACAAAAGAATAGACTACAGTACGGTACAAAGGAAGTAATGATTTCTTGAACAACAAGCGATATCCTAAAATGAATAATACGGGGATAAAAAGAAAAGATGCGACGCCAAACCATTCGTACATGAATTGGTTGGCTAGCAATGCGCCAAATTTTCCTAGTTTATTATCGACAACGGGTAGATCAACAGCTTCATCATGAATTTCTTCTGCGGATCGGAATAATGTCGACCATCCACCATTGGTTTTTGCAATATAACTTTGATCGTCTTCCCAAGTGAATAAGTAGGAGACGAAAGCTGTAGCAAATGCCAATGAAAGTAAGATCAATAAAATCCCTAATATCTTGACAGCCTTTTGCTGTGCATCAGAATAATCTCTTGGTACACTGTTTTTTTGACTTTTTTCTTTTTTAAATGTTGTCGATTCCTTTTGAGGGGCACGTTTGCCGGAAACTGAATTCCCTGTCTGCCTAAATGTATTTCCTTTATTTGACATTGAAAAGCTCACAATTATACTGCTTACAAACTTAGTTATTTTGATAGTATTTTAAAGATGCTGATCGCCTATTATTTTAAGTTTGTCGTTTTTTATGAATGAATAAATTTAGATGTAGCTAAAAAGCTTGATAGGTATAATGGCTAGCAAATACTATGCCCTGCAAGTGGGGTGGGCTAAAGAATATGGGATATGGCTAAAGATTGTTTCTGTTTTTGCCTATTCTTTAGAGTTGCTCTAAAATATGTAGTTTTACGAATAAAATAAGAGATAGCATGAACAAGTTTGAAATACGAAAAGCGACATTAGCTGATAAAGGACGGATTTGGGAAATTATACAACAAGCAATTGCCCTCAGGAAAGAACAAGGTAGCCGACAATGGCAAGATGGTTATCCGAATGAAGATGTGGTTCAGTCGGATATTGATAAGGGCTACGGGCATGTCGTTGAAGTGGAGCGTAGGATTGTAGGTTATGTTGCTATTATTTTTGATGTCGAACCTGCATATAATGATATTGACGGAAAATGGTTAAGTGATGGTTCTTATGTCGGTATACACCGACTGGCCTCGGCGCAGGATCCGCATATGAAAGGTGTGGGGACGGCTATTATGTCCGGGGTGGAAGAGATAGCCATCGATCATGGCGTTTATAGTATTAAGGTGGATACTAATTTTGACAATGGGGGTATGCTGCATGTGTTCGAAAAGTTAGGGTACCGCTATTGCGGGGAAGTACATTTTAGGGGAGCGTCACGCAAAGCATTTGAAAAACTATTAAAATAACCGAACCGATTTCTTCTGCGGAGGAAGAATAACATTGGATTTCATAAAAAAGTCCCTTTTACTTTGTTCAAAAGGGACTTTTTTATGTTTATGGATTATTAAATCAGGATACTGCTGATCATTAATCTGCAATAATCAAGTAGTAATTCTTTTTACCGCGTTGTGCAACAATATATTTATTGTTTACAAGGTGATTGTC
The DNA window shown above is from Sphingobacterium thalpophilum and carries:
- a CDS encoding DNA translocase FtsK, translating into MSNKGNTFRQTGNSVSGKRAPQKESTTFKKEKSQKNSVPRDYSDAQQKAVKILGILLILLSLAFATAFVSYLFTWEDDQSYIAKTNGGWSTLFRSAEEIHDEAVDLPVVDNKLGKFGALLANQFMYEWFGVASFLFIPVLFILGYRLLFKKSLLPLYRTVVYSFVAIVFISVTLGFLHGFMADTPHMLEGKFGFWTNKLLEAQVGIVGVGCILAFAYLTTLILLYNLDFKFVLFSNRKSKSFSEDTDEEDEDEYAPQNLRNKIHIEDDSIQSVRESFQRSTSINERFQSARDKEVQEELQRPAFTHHPVPEVQIDPKDKVVLTFDDSPLERTENTPSISFTIDQPNEEFEAEDLPLIQEYQAPKIEAEPQREPEAIIEPDAVPGLVVEDIKEEKEITASDLVAQFGQYDPKLDLSGYQHPALDLLKDYGGGKITINQQELEANKNRIVDTLRNYSIEIESIKATIGPTVTLYEIIPKPGVRISKIKNLEDDIALSLAALGIRIIAPMPGKGTIGIEVPNSSPEMVSMRSVLATEKFQKTDMDLPIALGKTISNEVYIADLAKMPHLLVAGATGQGKSVGINAILTSLLYKKHPAELKFVLVDPKKVELSLFKKVERHFLAKLPDDGDAIITDTKKVINTLNSLCIEMDQRYDLLKNAQVRNLKEYNAKFINRRLNPEEGHRFLPYIVLIVDEFADLMMTAGKEVETPIARLAQLARAVGIHLVIATQRPSVNIITGTIKANFPARLAFRVLSKVDSRTILDTGGADQLIGRGDMLLATGSDLIRIQCAFVDTPEVEQISDYIGAQRGYPSAFMLPEYVDENGDGSGSVDFDPKDRDQLFEEAARLIVMHQQGSTSLIQRKLKLGYNRAGRIIDQLEAAGIVGPFEGSKAREVLYPDEYSLEQFLETLRKDN
- a CDS encoding GNAT family N-acetyltransferase, which gives rise to MNKFEIRKATLADKGRIWEIIQQAIALRKEQGSRQWQDGYPNEDVVQSDIDKGYGHVVEVERRIVGYVAIIFDVEPAYNDIDGKWLSDGSYVGIHRLASAQDPHMKGVGTAIMSGVEEIAIDHGVYSIKVDTNFDNGGMLHVFEKLGYRYCGEVHFRGASRKAFEKLLK